In one window of Macadamia integrifolia cultivar HAES 741 chromosome 2, SCU_Mint_v3, whole genome shotgun sequence DNA:
- the LOC122090246 gene encoding probable leucine-rich repeat receptor-like protein kinase At1g35710: MGEYRIKPKTGSNCYMASFITFVLKIVVVWVSLIIVSPATIAVASESSSSSPETKALLNWKASGAHFPGSWDANDTSPCKWDGITCNEAGRVTEIYLPFYNLQGKLNKLNFSSFQNLFRLNLGSNSLYGTIPENIGMLSELTHLYLYSNSISGKFPSSLANLTRLLELDVSGNEISGEIDGYLLTSWSKLSSVKLDNNLFQGKILSIIGKLSDLNILSLSYNRFNGSIPQEIGKLKNLSHLDLGSNMFSGSIPLQLGNLRDLTYLDIGSNMFSGSIPLQLGNLRNLIYLDLGSNMLSGSIPTQMGNLGKLNKLDLSSNMLSGSLPAQLGNLGYLNELDLGRNMLSGSIPTQIMNLRYLNRLLLGSNKLSGSIPTQIDNLGNLNHLSLGNNMLSGSIPTQMGNLTRLKWLEIGGNMLSGLIPTQMGNLKALYKLDLSMNILSGSVPVEMGEMITLNQLNLSNNMLTGSIPASMGNLKNLCLLDLSNNMLTGSIPMEIGDMEQLTLLNLSCNKLHGSIPEQMGKLNFSYMGLDLSCNDLEGPVLDKIASETPLKAWKMNKGLCSNCSWKSREKRLKVKISIVLSVSSIILVTLVIVAGWFLFRQKSINCIINTRAQKNGDIFSIWNYDEKISYRDIMEATDEFNIKYCIGTGGCGSVYKATLLTGKVVAVKKLHRLVAEDKAYGRSFTNEIQVLTRIRHQNIVKFHGFCSHPRCKFLVYEYIERGSLAYSLGNEVEALELDWRKRLNVIKGVAYALSYLHHDCTPPLIHRDISSKNVLLDADLEPHVSDFGNTKFLNPDSSNHTILVGTYGYIAPELAYTMVVTEKCDVYSFGVLTLETIMGRHPGELMSTLSLPHAKDIILKDVLDPRLPPPTQLEAQDLTFSMMFATSCLHTDPKSRPTMQYIYGELESSMNSLRNISA, translated from the exons ATGGGAGAGTACAGAATTAAGCCAAAAACAGGATCAAATTGTTACATGGCTTCCTTCATTACATTTGTATTGAAAATAGTTGTtgtttgggtttctttgatcaTTGTAAGCCCTGCAACTATAGCAGTAGCATctgaatcatcatcatcatcaccagaaaCCAAAGCTCTGCTCAATTGGAAAGCCAGTGGTGCCCACTTTCCTGGTTCTTGGGATGCAAATGATACAAGCCCTTGTAAGTGGGATGGGATAACTTGCAATGAAGCTGGAAGAGTAACAGAGATATATCTACCTTTTTACAATCTACAAGGTAAGCTCAACAAATTGAATTTCTCCTCTTTCCAAAATCTATTTCGCCTGAATCTCGGATCGAATAGCTTGTATGGAACCATCCCTGAAAACATTGGTATGCTTTCTGAACTCACCCATCTTTACCTGTATTCAAACAGTATTTCTGGCAAATTTCCTTCTTCACTAGCTAATTTGACCAGATTACTTGAGTTGGATGTTTCTGGTAATGAAATAAGTGGTGAAATTGATGGATATCTATTAACCAGCTGGTCCAAACTCTCTTCTGTTAAGCTTGACAACAATTTGTTTCAAGGGAAAATCCTTTCTATCATTGGTAAGTTAAGCGACCTCAacattctctccctctcttacaATAGATTCAATGGCTCAATACCTCAAGAGATAGGAAAGCTGAAAAATCTGAGTCACTTGGACCTAGGAAGTAACATGTTTTCAGGTTCAATACCTTTGCAGTTGGGGAATTTAAGAGATCTCACTTATTTGGACATAGGAAGTAACATGTTTTCAGGTTCAATACCATTGCAGTTGGGGAATTTAAGAAATCTCATTTATTTGGACCTAGGAAGTAACATGCTTTCAGGATCAATTCCTACACAGATGGGGAATTTGGGAAAGTTGAATAAATTGGACCTAAGTAGTAACATGCTTTCAGGCTCATTACCTGCACAGTTGGGAAATCTGGGATATCTGAATGAGTTGGACTTAGGAAGAAACATGCTTTCAGGTTCAATACCTACACAGATAATGAATTTGAGATATCTCAATCGGTTGCTTCTAGGAAGTAACAAGCTTTCAGGTTCAATACCTACACAGATAGACAATTTGGGAAATCTCAATCACTTGAGCTTAGGAAATAACATGCTTTCGGGTTCAATACCTACACAGATGGGGAATTTAACTAGACTAAAATGGTTGGAGATAGGAGGTAACATGCTTTCAGGTTTAATACCTACACAAATGGGGAATTTGAAAGCTCTATACAAGTTGGACCTAAGCATGAACATCCTTTCTGGTTCTGTACCAGTCGAAATGGGGGAAATGATAACTTTGAATCAGCTAAACCTGAGTAACAACATGCTAACTGGTTCAATACCTGCATCAATGGGGAACCTTAAGAATCTCTGCCTATTGGACTTGAGTAACAATATGCTTACTGGTTCAATCCCTAtggaaattggagatatggaaCAGTTGACATTGCTTAATCTCAGCTGCAATAAGCTACATGGTTCAATACCTGAACAGATGGGGAAACTCAATTTTTCTTACATGGGTTTGGACTTGTCTTGCAATGATTTGGAGGGTCCTGTTCTAGATAAAATAGCTTCTGAAACTCCTTTGAAAGCATGGAAGATGAACAAAGGTTTGTGTAGTAATTGTTCATGGAAAAGCAGAGAGAAAAGGCTTAAAGTCAAGATTTCCATTGTTCTTtctgtttctagcatcattcttgTCACACTTGTAATTGTTGCTGGTTGGTTCCTCTTCAGGCAAAAGTCAATAAATTGTATCATTAATACAAGAGCACAGAAAAATGGAGATATATTTTCCATATGGAATTATGATGAGAAGATTTCATATAGAGACATTATGGAAGCAACAGATGAATTTAACATCAAATATTGCATTGGCactggaggttgtgggagtgttTATAAAGCAACGCTGCTTACAGGGAAAGTAGTAGCTGTGAAAAAGCTTCATCGCCTAGTAGCAGAAGACAAAGCCTATGGGAGGAGCTTCACCAATGAGATACAAGTGTTAACTAGAATACGGCATCAGAATATTGTGAAATTTCATGGGTTTTGCTCTCATCCTAGGTGCAAGTTCTTAGTTTACGAATACATAGAAAGAGGAAGCTTAGCTTATTCACTTGGGAATGAAGTGGAAGCATTGGAATTGGATTGGAGGAAACGTTTGAATGTCATCAAAGGGGTCGCTTATGCTTTGTCTTACTTGCATCATGACTGCACACCACCTTTAATTCATCGAGATATTTCGAGCAAAAATGTTTTGTTGGATGCAGATCTCGAGCCTCATGTCTCAGACTTTGGAAATACCAAATTTCTAAATCCTGATTCATCCAACCACACTATACTTGTAGGAACATATGGATACATTGCTCCAG AGCTTGCTTATACAATGGTTGTGACGGAAAAATGTGATGTTTATAGCTTTGGTGTACTAACACTAGAGACGATTATGGGAAGACATCCGGGTGAACTCATGTCAACATTATCATTGCCGCATGCAAAAGACATAATACTAAAGGATGTGCTAGACCCACGTCTCCCACCACCAACACAATTGGAAGCACAGGATCTGACTTTCTCAATGATGTTTGCAACTTCATGTTTGCACACCGATCCAAAATCTCGTCCAACTATGCAATACATATATGGGGAATTAGAAAGTTCTATGAACAGTCTTCGCAACATTTCTGCATAA
- the LOC122057280 gene encoding cytochrome P450 89A2-like translates to MRVLGEDEEITEDDLQRMPYLKAVILEGLRRHPPLHFGLSHTVTEDFHLDSHVIPKNANVYFNIAEMGWEPKVWENPMEFWPDRFLSGEGFDVTGKKGIKMMPFGVGRRICPGYNLALLLLEYFVANLVKDFKWMAVDGEDVDLSEMKNFEVVMKTPLRAHISPRVMK, encoded by the coding sequence ATGAGGGTTTTgggagaagatgaagagatcACAGAGGATGATTTGCAGAGGATGCCTTATTTGAAGGCAGTGATATTAGAAGGGTTAAGGCGGCATCCTCCACTCCACTTTGGGCTGTCACATACTGTCACGGAGGATTTTCATTTAGACAGCCATGTGATACCTAAGAATGCTAATGTGTATTTCAATATAGCAGAGATGGGGTGGGAGCCAAAAGTGTGGGAGAATCCAATGGAGTTCTGGCCTGATAGGTTTTTAAGTGGAGAGGGATTTGATGTAACAGGGAAGAAGGGGATAAAGATGATGCCCTTTGGTGTGGGGAGGAGGATTTGCCCTGGATATAACCTGGCATTGCTTCTTCTAGAGTATTTTGTAGCTAATCTGGTCAAAGATTTCAAATGGATGGCTGTTGATGGAGAAGATGTTGACTTGTCAGAGATGAAAAATTTTGAGGTTGTGATGAAGACTCCATTAAGGGCCCATATATCTCCAAGGGTGATGAAGTGA
- the LOC122072297 gene encoding cytochrome P450 89A9-like encodes MEIRVILLTTLCLCAALKFLFDFLSHKSNPRCPPSPWIVLVIGNFLWLRESLLDLEPILSKLYVKYGPIFTVPIGSQPNIFINSHSLAHQALIQNEAIFADRLHALNQSATTWKPRAISASPYGPYWRLLRRNLTSEILHPSRLKRY; translated from the exons ATGGAGATCCGGGTCATCCTCCTCACCACTCTATGCCTCTGTGCTGCCCTAAAGTTTCTCTTTGATTTCCTCTCACACAAATCAAATCCCAGATGCCCACCAAGCCCTTGGATAGTACTCGTCATAGGCAACTTCCTGTGGCTTCGTGAGAGCTTGTTAGATCTCGAGCCAATCCTCTCCAAGCTCTATGTCAAGTACGGCCCCATCTTCACTGTCCCAATTGGCTCCCAACCCAACATTTTCATTAACAGCCATTCCCTTGCTCATCAAGCCCTCATCCAGAATGAAGCCATCTTTGCTGATCGCCTGCATGCGCTAAATCAATCTGCTACTAcctggaagccaagagccatcAGCGCTTCTCCTTATGGGCCATACTGGCGGCTCCTCCGTCGGAACCTCACCTCTGAGATCCTCCACCCTTCTCGGCTGAAGAG GTACTGA